From the genome of Nocardia sp. NBC_01503, one region includes:
- a CDS encoding LysR family transcriptional regulator, with protein sequence MGTVSAVRMETFLAVARHSSIRRAAAQLHITEAAASAAVAHIEKQLGAKLIAKSGRGIALTEAGRVYADYCRSILGLMKEAHAAVREAETGRLRIGVVATAGEYVLLRLLASFRNRYPDIELGLSIQPRDVLYIELTHHETDLVVAGRPPREAGLVTRARRPCQLVVVGAPGRWPDPAEATWLLRGAGSGTRDTTLALFDRLQIRPPTLTLGTHGAALAAAREGLGITLIHSDAIEGDLADRHLEVLPIEGTPLNRPWHAVTTRTPTPAARLFLAHITDPERVGEKAFRAA encoded by the coding sequence ATGGGTACGGTGAGCGCGGTCCGCATGGAAACGTTTCTCGCGGTGGCCCGGCACAGCAGTATTCGACGCGCGGCGGCGCAGTTGCACATCACAGAGGCGGCGGCCTCCGCCGCGGTTGCGCACATCGAGAAACAGTTGGGCGCCAAACTGATCGCGAAATCCGGTCGAGGTATCGCGCTCACCGAGGCGGGGCGGGTATACGCCGACTACTGCCGCAGCATCCTGGGATTGATGAAGGAGGCGCATGCCGCGGTGCGTGAGGCCGAGACGGGGCGGCTGCGCATCGGGGTGGTGGCGACCGCCGGTGAGTACGTGCTGCTGCGGCTGCTGGCCTCGTTCCGGAATCGGTATCCGGATATCGAACTGGGGCTCTCCATCCAGCCCCGGGATGTGCTGTACATCGAATTGACGCACCACGAAACCGATCTCGTGGTCGCCGGCCGCCCGCCGCGCGAGGCCGGACTGGTGACGCGGGCGCGGCGGCCGTGCCAACTGGTGGTGGTGGGCGCACCCGGGCGGTGGCCGGATCCGGCGGAGGCGACCTGGCTGCTACGAGGGGCGGGGTCGGGCACGCGGGACACCACGCTGGCACTCTTCGACAGGCTCCAAATCCGGCCTCCCACACTGACTCTCGGTACTCACGGCGCGGCGCTGGCGGCGGCCCGGGAGGGGCTGGGAATTACCCTGATCCACTCCGATGCCATCGAGGGTGATCTCGCGGACCGGCATCTCGAGGTGCTGCCGATCGAGGGCACGCCCCTGAACCGGCCCTGGCACGCGGTCACCACCCGCACGCCGACTCCGGCGGCGCGACTGTTCCTCGCACATATCACCGATCCGGAACGCGTGGGCGAGAAGGCCTTTCGCGCGGCGTGA
- a CDS encoding form I ribulose bisphosphate carboxylase large subunit, translated as MMAVSDDQDGTRGRWDPGVQSYASMGYYNPDYEPKDTDVLAVFRVTPQKGVDPIEASAAVAGESSTATWTVVWTDRLTAHSRYQAKCYRVDEVPGRPGEYFAYVAYDLDLFEEGSITNLTSSVIGNVFGFKPLAALRLEDMRIPVAYVKTFQGPPHGIVMEREYLNKYGRPLLGATVKPKLGLSARNYGRVVYEACRGGLDFTKDDENINSQPFMRWRDRYLYAMEGVNRAIADTGELKGHYLNVTAADMEDMYERAEFAKSLGSVIIMMDLTVGYTAMQSMSKWARRNGMLLHLHRAGHSTYTRQKTHGVSFRVLAKWCRLIGVDHLHAGTVVGKLEGDPHTVKGFYDTLRDNHVPANPANGIFFDQDWASLPGVMPVASGGIHAGQMHQLLDLFGDDVCLQFGGGTIGHPMGIAAGAEANRVALEVIVKARNEGRDLLKEGPDILRRAAATNHPLEVALKTWGDVTFDYTSTDAPDAIPTATR; from the coding sequence ATGATGGCCGTATCCGATGATCAGGATGGCACCCGCGGCCGGTGGGATCCGGGCGTGCAGTCGTATGCGTCGATGGGATACTACAACCCCGACTATGAGCCCAAGGACACCGATGTCCTCGCGGTCTTCCGGGTGACGCCGCAGAAGGGGGTCGATCCGATCGAGGCATCGGCCGCCGTCGCGGGCGAATCCTCTACCGCCACATGGACTGTCGTGTGGACCGACCGGCTCACCGCACACAGCCGCTACCAGGCCAAGTGCTACCGCGTCGACGAGGTGCCGGGCCGCCCGGGCGAGTACTTCGCCTATGTGGCATACGATCTCGACCTCTTCGAAGAGGGCTCGATCACGAATCTGACCTCCTCGGTGATCGGCAATGTATTCGGTTTCAAACCCCTGGCGGCATTACGCCTGGAGGACATGCGAATTCCCGTTGCATACGTGAAGACCTTTCAGGGTCCGCCGCACGGAATCGTTATGGAACGGGAATACCTGAATAAATACGGCCGCCCGCTGCTGGGGGCGACGGTGAAGCCGAAACTCGGTCTCTCGGCCCGCAACTACGGCCGCGTGGTCTATGAAGCCTGCCGCGGCGGACTCGATTTCACCAAGGACGACGAGAACATCAACTCGCAGCCGTTCATGCGCTGGCGTGATCGCTACCTGTACGCCATGGAGGGCGTCAACCGCGCGATCGCCGACACCGGTGAGCTCAAGGGGCATTACCTCAATGTCACCGCCGCCGATATGGAAGACATGTACGAGCGCGCCGAATTCGCCAAATCGCTCGGCAGCGTGATCATCATGATGGATCTGACGGTCGGCTACACCGCCATGCAGTCGATGTCCAAGTGGGCCAGGCGCAATGGCATGCTGCTGCACCTGCATCGCGCCGGACATTCCACCTACACCAGGCAGAAGACGCACGGCGTGAGCTTCCGCGTCCTGGCCAAGTGGTGCCGCCTGATCGGCGTGGATCATCTGCACGCGGGCACGGTCGTCGGCAAGCTGGAAGGCGATCCGCATACGGTCAAGGGTTTCTATGACACGTTGCGGGACAACCACGTTCCCGCGAATCCGGCCAATGGCATCTTCTTCGATCAGGACTGGGCGAGCCTGCCCGGTGTCATGCCGGTGGCCTCCGGCGGTATTCACGCCGGGCAGATGCATCAGCTGCTCGATCTGTTCGGCGATGACGTCTGCCTGCAGTTCGGCGGCGGCACCATCGGTCATCCCATGGGCATCGCCGCGGGCGCGGAAGCCAATCGCGTCGCGCTCGAAGTAATCGTCAAGGCGCGCAACGAAGGTCGCGATCTGCTCAAGGAGGGGCCGGATATTCTGCGCCGCGCCGCCGCGACCAATCATCCGCTCGAGGTAGCGCTGAAGACGTGGGGTGATGTCACCTTCGACTACACCTCCACCGACGCACCCGACGCCATTCCGACCGCGACACGCTGA
- a CDS encoding ribulose bisphosphate carboxylase small subunit, protein MQLRHGTFAHLPDFSDEEIAAQVRYALLNNWPVSIEYTDDPHPRNVYWEMWGLPLFDLDEPDGVLAEINACRATFPRHYIRVNAYDATYGRQSTALSFLVQRPAEEPGFRLERTDAADRSQRYGYHPYALDDRPGQRYGG, encoded by the coding sequence ATGCAACTGCGACACGGCACCTTCGCGCACCTGCCGGATTTCAGTGATGAGGAAATCGCGGCCCAGGTCCGCTACGCCCTGCTCAACAATTGGCCGGTATCCATCGAATACACCGATGATCCGCACCCGCGCAATGTCTACTGGGAGATGTGGGGCCTGCCCCTGTTCGATCTGGACGAGCCCGACGGCGTGCTCGCCGAGATCAATGCCTGCCGGGCGACCTTCCCGCGGCACTACATCCGGGTCAACGCCTACGACGCCACCTACGGGCGGCAGAGCACCGCACTGAGCTTCCTGGTGCAGCGTCCGGCCGAGGAGCCGGGCTTCCGTTTGGAACGCACCGATGCGGCCGATCGCAGTCAGCGCTACGGCTACCACCCGTACGCCCTGGACGACCGTCCGGGCCAACGTTACGGCGGCTGA
- a CDS encoding AAA family ATPase, translating into MSTAHPAIPGDRAPVANRSGNGFQMHRPGATNPAPLRGSAAAPSSPQDAAADQLADDALLDLSTDIAGKDVEDTLTRLDAELIGLANVKRRVREIAALLLIDRARQRFGLQATRPTMHMSFTGGPGTGKTTVALRMAQMLHSLGYIRKPKVHTVTRDDLVGQFIGHTAPKTKEALAKAAGGVLFIDEAYYLFRPENERDYGQEVIEILLQEMENERTSLVVIFAGYPDRMDTFFSANPGLSSRVAHHIEFPDYTHDELLAIAELMVAQENFHFDDAATEAFSRYLELRMPRPRFANARSVRNALDRCRLRQAKRLVELHRPLSRTDLITLTDNDVYGSSVFASPVEVPAT; encoded by the coding sequence GTGAGTACAGCGCATCCCGCGATCCCGGGCGATCGGGCACCTGTGGCCAACCGCTCGGGCAACGGGTTCCAGATGCATCGGCCCGGGGCCACGAACCCCGCGCCGCTGCGCGGATCGGCCGCCGCCCCCTCGTCACCGCAGGATGCGGCGGCTGATCAGCTGGCCGATGACGCACTGCTGGACCTCTCGACCGATATCGCGGGTAAGGATGTCGAGGACACCCTTACCCGCCTGGACGCCGAACTCATCGGCCTCGCCAATGTGAAGCGCCGGGTGCGCGAGATCGCGGCACTGCTGCTCATCGACCGCGCCCGCCAGCGCTTCGGCCTACAGGCCACCCGGCCCACCATGCATATGAGCTTCACCGGCGGGCCGGGCACCGGTAAGACCACCGTCGCCCTGCGCATGGCGCAGATGCTGCATTCACTCGGCTATATCCGCAAACCCAAGGTGCACACGGTGACTCGCGACGATCTGGTCGGCCAGTTCATCGGTCACACCGCGCCCAAGACCAAGGAGGCCCTGGCCAAAGCCGCCGGAGGCGTCCTGTTCATCGATGAGGCGTACTACCTGTTCCGGCCGGAGAACGAACGCGACTACGGGCAGGAGGTCATCGAGATCCTGCTGCAGGAGATGGAGAACGAACGCACCTCGCTGGTAGTCATCTTCGCGGGCTATCCGGATCGCATGGACACCTTCTTCTCCGCCAATCCGGGCCTGTCCTCACGCGTGGCGCATCACATCGAATTCCCGGACTACACCCACGACGAACTCCTGGCCATCGCCGAACTCATGGTGGCGCAGGAGAATTTCCATTTCGACGACGCCGCCACCGAGGCCTTCTCGCGATACCTCGAACTGCGGATGCCCCGTCCCCGCTTCGCCAATGCCCGCAGCGTCCGCAACGCGCTGGACCGCTGCCGCCTGCGCCAGGCCAAACGCCTGGTCGAGTTACACCGGCCGCTGAGCCGCACCGATCTGATCACGTTGACAGACAACGACGTCTACGGCAGCAGCGTGTTCGCCTCCCCGGTGGAGGTGCCAGCCACGTGA
- a CDS encoding class 1 fructose-bisphosphatase: MPEGLKTLTRYTIEQEHRHPGSSGEFSALLNVLATATKIIANQVTRGAIVGSLGAYEADNLPITVHRKMDAIAHDIMVAESQWSGPLSALVSEQMSGFHAVPTEVRRGKYLLAFDPLDGSSNIDVNLPVGTIFSVLRAPEDGRAAASDDFLQPGVQQVCAGFTLYGPATMLVLTTGNGVDGFTLDREVGAFVLTHPRMRIPDDTSGFAINAANERFWERPVRRYVHECLQGVEGPRGRDFNMRWVASLVADTFHILTRGGLYMYPRDTRNPSRPGRVSLLYGANPIAFIVEQAGGAATTGHERVLQVQPGELHQRIPFIFGSRNEVERIERYHSEPDEGHSFDASLFGSRSLFRSAGR; the protein is encoded by the coding sequence ATGCCCGAAGGTCTGAAGACACTGACCCGCTACACCATCGAACAGGAGCATCGGCATCCCGGATCCTCCGGGGAGTTCTCGGCGCTGCTGAACGTGCTCGCCACCGCCACCAAGATCATTGCGAATCAGGTGACCAGGGGAGCCATCGTGGGGTCGCTCGGCGCGTATGAGGCGGACAATCTGCCGATTACGGTGCATCGCAAGATGGATGCCATCGCGCACGACATCATGGTCGCCGAAAGTCAGTGGAGTGGGCCGCTTTCGGCGCTGGTGTCCGAGCAGATGAGCGGATTCCACGCGGTACCGACCGAAGTCAGGCGCGGGAAGTATCTGCTCGCCTTCGATCCATTGGACGGGTCGAGCAATATCGACGTGAACCTACCTGTCGGAACGATATTCAGTGTGCTGCGCGCACCCGAGGACGGACGGGCCGCGGCATCGGACGACTTCCTGCAACCCGGCGTACAACAGGTGTGCGCCGGGTTCACCCTGTACGGACCGGCCACCATGCTCGTGCTCACCACCGGCAATGGCGTGGACGGGTTCACCCTGGACCGTGAGGTGGGTGCGTTCGTACTCACCCACCCGCGCATGCGAATCCCGGACGACACCTCGGGTTTCGCCATCAATGCCGCCAATGAGCGCTTCTGGGAGCGGCCGGTGCGCCGCTATGTCCACGAATGCCTACAGGGCGTCGAGGGGCCCCGCGGACGGGATTTCAATATGCGCTGGGTCGCCTCACTGGTCGCCGACACCTTCCACATCCTCACCCGCGGCGGGCTCTACATGTATCCGCGCGACACCCGGAATCCGAGTCGCCCCGGCCGGGTGTCACTGCTGTACGGCGCCAACCCGATTGCCTTCATCGTCGAACAGGCGGGCGGCGCCGCCACCACCGGACACGAGCGAGTGCTCCAGGTGCAGCCGGGTGAGCTGCATCAGCGGATCCCGTTCATCTTCGGTTCGCGCAACGAGGTCGAGCGCATCGAGCGCTATCACTCCGAACCGGACGAGGGGCACAGCTTCGACGCCTCGCTGTTCGGATCACGTTCGCTGTTCCGCTCGGCCGGGCGCTGA
- a CDS encoding phosphoribulokinase has protein sequence MSVKHPVVAITGSSGAGTTSVTRTFQEIFRREGINAVLVEGDSFHRFDRNEMQLAMAEAEQNRNLQFSHFGPEANLLGELESLFRDYGETGVGAVRRYLHDEGEAKPYGQPPGTFTPWEELPPGSDLLFYEGLHGAATTEGIDVAQYTDLLVGVVPIINLEWIQKVHRDKTERGYSSEAIIDTILRRMPDYVKHICPQFSRTYVNFQRVPTVDTSNPFTARTIPTADESFVVIRFADPKVIDFPYLLSMLHDSFMSRPNSIVVPGGKMDLAMQLIFTPLILRLMDKRPKRLR, from the coding sequence ATGTCGGTCAAACATCCGGTGGTCGCGATCACCGGGTCGTCCGGTGCGGGGACGACCAGCGTCACCCGAACCTTTCAGGAGATATTCCGCCGCGAGGGAATCAACGCGGTACTGGTGGAGGGAGACTCGTTCCACCGCTTCGACCGCAATGAAATGCAGTTGGCCATGGCCGAAGCGGAACAGAATCGCAATCTGCAGTTCTCACACTTCGGGCCGGAGGCGAACCTACTCGGCGAACTCGAATCGCTTTTCCGCGATTACGGCGAAACCGGCGTCGGCGCGGTCCGCAGATATCTGCACGATGAGGGCGAGGCCAAACCCTATGGGCAGCCGCCGGGTACATTCACGCCGTGGGAGGAGTTGCCGCCGGGCAGCGATCTGCTGTTCTACGAGGGCCTGCACGGCGCTGCCACCACCGAGGGCATCGATGTGGCCCAATACACCGATCTGCTCGTCGGGGTGGTGCCGATCATCAATCTGGAGTGGATTCAGAAGGTGCACCGGGACAAGACCGAACGCGGATACTCCAGTGAAGCGATCATCGACACCATCCTGCGGCGCATGCCGGATTACGTGAAGCATATCTGCCCGCAGTTCTCCCGGACCTATGTGAACTTTCAGCGGGTGCCGACCGTCGACACCTCGAATCCGTTCACCGCCAGGACGATTCCCACCGCCGACGAGAGCTTCGTGGTGATCCGCTTCGCCGATCCGAAGGTCATCGACTTCCCGTATCTGCTGTCCATGCTGCACGATTCGTTCATGTCACGGCCCAACAGCATTGTGGTGCCCGGCGGAAAGATGGACCTGGCCATGCAGCTCATCTTCACACCGCTGATTCTGCGACTGATGGATAAGCGACCCAAGCGACTGCGCTGA
- a CDS encoding HdeD family acid-resistance protein gives MTTSKEEVNEGPVHALARSAWQSILVTGILSVVLGILILAWPGKTLLVAGVLFGVYLIVSGLFQLIAAFGTHLSAGMRILSFISAILSLILGFLCFHDWTERGEATAVLLLAIWIGISWIFRGVSSLIVGISGDGMPGRGWAIFFGIMLVIGGGWLIAAPFASLLTLTLVVGWWLIFIGIMEIISAFQVKSGAKSVPAGL, from the coding sequence ATGACAACCAGCAAAGAGGAAGTTAACGAAGGGCCGGTGCACGCTCTGGCCCGGAGCGCCTGGCAGTCGATACTGGTCACCGGCATCCTCTCGGTGGTACTCGGCATCCTGATCCTGGCCTGGCCGGGGAAAACGCTGCTCGTCGCGGGCGTCCTCTTCGGCGTCTATCTGATTGTTTCCGGTCTCTTCCAACTCATCGCGGCCTTCGGCACGCATTTGAGCGCCGGAATGCGAATTCTGTCGTTCATCAGCGCGATTCTGTCGCTGATCCTGGGTTTCCTCTGCTTCCACGACTGGACCGAGCGCGGTGAGGCCACCGCGGTGCTGCTGCTGGCCATCTGGATCGGTATCAGCTGGATCTTCCGCGGCGTCTCCTCGCTGATCGTCGGCATCTCCGGAGACGGTATGCCGGGGCGCGGCTGGGCGATCTTCTTCGGCATCATGCTGGTGATCGGTGGTGGCTGGCTGATCGCCGCACCATTCGCCTCACTGCTGACGCTGACCCTGGTGGTGGGCTGGTGGTTGATCTTCATCGGCATTATGGAGATCATCAGCGCGTTCCAGGTCAAGAGCGGCGCGAAGAGTGTGCCCGCGGGTCTGTAG
- a CDS encoding YoaK family protein, protein MTVSQDVAPGPFWDLETRLSSVLSMLAGYIGAAAYAHSAGYFVTFMTGNTERAIIGNFAGDHTLAAGAALLILSFVLGVFIASLCRRYWWRNHPHGATMLATGALLVAAVGDHILGERGIGLIPILAVAFGMGALNTSFVKNGEVSIPVSYVTGTLVKLAQGVERHLAGNGSARDWAGYAVQYASFALGALIGGLVSIPVSGESMLDAAVIGSALVAIYTWRADVRYCRHEKNRRTDVACTASQPDTTPGNLTAK, encoded by the coding sequence ATGACTGTCAGCCAGGACGTCGCACCGGGCCCTTTCTGGGATCTCGAGACCCGCCTGTCCTCGGTCCTGTCGATGCTTGCCGGATACATCGGCGCGGCCGCCTACGCACACTCGGCGGGTTACTTCGTCACCTTCATGACCGGTAATACCGAACGCGCGATTATCGGAAACTTCGCCGGCGACCACACTTTGGCGGCGGGTGCGGCCCTGCTCATCCTCTCGTTCGTACTGGGCGTCTTCATCGCTTCGCTGTGCCGTCGCTACTGGTGGCGCAATCATCCACATGGCGCGACCATGTTGGCCACCGGAGCACTGCTGGTTGCCGCCGTGGGTGATCACATCCTCGGCGAGCGCGGTATCGGCCTGATCCCGATTCTGGCCGTGGCATTCGGAATGGGTGCGCTCAATACCTCTTTCGTGAAGAACGGTGAGGTGTCCATACCCGTCAGTTATGTCACCGGCACGCTGGTGAAACTCGCGCAGGGTGTGGAGCGGCATCTGGCGGGAAATGGCTCGGCGCGGGACTGGGCCGGATATGCCGTGCAATACGCGTCTTTCGCGCTCGGCGCGCTCATCGGCGGGCTGGTCAGTATTCCGGTCTCCGGTGAATCCATGCTGGACGCAGCGGTTATCGGCTCCGCATTGGTCGCCATCTATACCTGGCGAGCCGATGTGCGGTACTGCCGCCACGAGAAGAATCGCCGAACCGACGTCGCGTGCACAGCATCACAACCTGACACCACACCGGGCAACTTAACCGCAAAGTGA
- a CDS encoding thiolase family protein, whose amino-acid sequence MTSAVIVDVVRTPSGRGKSGGGLSEVHPATLLSGVLEALIDRTGIDPALVDDVIGGCVTQSGEQAFNIARTAVLAAGFPEAVPATTVDRQCGSSQQAAHFAAQGVIAGAYDVAIACGVESMSRVPMFSNAQGKDANRGPIAHRYPNGLVQQGISAEVIAARWKFDRVALDEFAARSHRLAAETAASGGFDNELVAAGTLTADETIRPTTTVEGLAGLKPAFVDAEFKARFPEIEWSITPGNSSPLTDGASAALIMSEEKAAQLGLKPRARFHSFAVTGDDPLLMLTAVIPATRKVLDRAGLSINDIDAYEVNEAFAPVPLVWAHELGADPAKLNPRGGAIALGHPLGASGVRILATMVNHLEQTGGRYGLMTMCEAGGLANATIIERL is encoded by the coding sequence ATGACCTCCGCCGTCATTGTCGACGTCGTCCGCACGCCCTCCGGCCGAGGGAAATCCGGTGGTGGACTGTCGGAAGTGCATCCCGCGACGCTGCTGTCCGGAGTCCTCGAAGCGCTCATCGATCGCACCGGAATCGATCCCGCCCTGGTCGATGATGTGATCGGCGGTTGCGTTACCCAGAGCGGTGAGCAGGCCTTCAATATCGCCCGCACGGCGGTGCTGGCCGCCGGTTTCCCCGAAGCGGTACCCGCCACAACCGTCGACCGGCAGTGCGGATCTTCACAGCAGGCCGCGCACTTCGCCGCCCAGGGCGTGATCGCGGGAGCCTACGACGTTGCCATCGCCTGCGGCGTGGAGTCCATGTCGCGGGTGCCGATGTTCTCCAATGCGCAAGGCAAGGACGCCAATCGAGGGCCGATCGCGCACCGATACCCGAATGGGCTTGTACAACAGGGGATTTCGGCTGAAGTCATCGCGGCGCGCTGGAAGTTCGACCGGGTCGCGCTCGACGAGTTCGCGGCGCGCTCACACCGATTGGCCGCCGAGACCGCGGCTTCCGGTGGCTTCGACAATGAACTGGTGGCGGCCGGGACGCTGACCGCCGATGAGACGATTCGCCCGACCACCACGGTCGAGGGCCTCGCAGGGTTGAAACCCGCCTTCGTGGATGCCGAATTCAAGGCGCGATTCCCCGAGATCGAATGGTCGATCACACCGGGCAACTCCTCACCGCTCACCGATGGGGCGTCCGCCGCGCTGATCATGAGCGAGGAGAAGGCCGCGCAGCTCGGGCTGAAGCCGCGCGCACGATTCCACTCCTTCGCGGTGACCGGTGACGATCCGCTGCTCATGCTGACCGCGGTCATTCCGGCCACCCGCAAGGTGCTCGATCGAGCCGGATTGAGCATCAATGACATCGACGCCTACGAGGTGAATGAGGCGTTCGCGCCGGTACCGCTGGTGTGGGCGCATGAACTCGGCGCGGACCCGGCCAAGTTGAACCCGCGCGGCGGGGCCATCGCGCTCGGCCATCCGCTCGGCGCCTCGGGCGTACGAATTCTGGCCACCATGGTCAATCACCTCGAACAGACCGGCGGGCGCTACGGCCTGATGACCATGTGTGAGGCGGGCGGTCTGGCGAACGCCACCATTATCGAACGCCTTTGA